One window of the Corvus moneduloides isolate bCorMon1 chromosome 10, bCorMon1.pri, whole genome shotgun sequence genome contains the following:
- the FAM43A gene encoding protein FAM43A, which produces MLPWKRSKVELAAGEARRQSKPKGYAVSVHYSALTSLARACPESALHRVGSMFRSKRRKFRVTSEDPTYTVLYLGNATTIQSKGEGCTDLAVCKIWSKSEAGRQGTKMKLTISAQGIRMAHAEDKGLRRPGHLYLLHRVTYCVADPRLPRVFAWIYRHELKHKAVMLRCHAVLVSKPEKAKAMALLLYQTSATALAEFRRLKKRDDARHQQQQLVGEQSIPLVPLRKLLNGQCCYKPPVERSRSAPKLGSITEDLLGEEQEERAMHCDCEDILEALGEPEGELLRPGSGRGESPELGQLLRDLGELSLGNDLRSLRADLRVRRLLSGESTGSESSLESGGTDGAAPPGSDAEQPPPGDPETG; this is translated from the coding sequence ATGCTGCCCTGGAAGCGGAGCAAGGTGGAGCTGGCGGCGGGCGAGGCGCGGCGGCAGAGCAAGCCCAAGGGGTACGCGGTGAGCGTGCACTACTCGGCGCTCACCTCGCTGGCCCGCGCCTGCCCCGAGAGCGCCCTGCACCGCGTGGGCAGCATGTTCCGCTCCAAGCGGCGGAAATTCCGCGTCACCAGCGAAGACCCCACGTACACTGTGCTCTACCTGGGCAACGCCACCACCATCCAGTCCAAAGGTGAGGGCTGCACCGACCTGGCCGTCTGCAAGATTTGGAGCAAGAGCGAGGCGGGCCGGCAGGGCACCAAGATGAAGCTGACCATCAGCGCACAGGGCATCCGCATGGCCCACGCCGAGGACAAGGGGCTGCGCCGGCCCGGTCACCTCTACTTGCTGCACCGGGTAACCTACTGCGTGGCCGACCCGCGCCTGCCCCGTGTCTTCGCCTGGATCTACCGCCACGAGCTGAAGCACAAGGCGGTGATGCTGCGCTGCCACGCCGTGCTGGTCTCCAAGCCTGAGAAGGCGAAGGCCATGGCCCTGCTGCTCTACCAGACTTCGGCCACGGCACTGGCGGAGTTCCGCCGGCTGAAGAAGCGGGACGACGCgcggcaccagcagcagcagctggtgggcGAGCAGAGCATCCCGCTGGTGCCGCTGCGCAAGCTGCTCAACGGGCAGTGCTGCTACAAGCCGccggtggagcggagccgcagCGCGCCCAAGCTGGGCTCCATCACGGAGGACCTACTGGGCGAGGAGCAGGAAGAGCGGGCCATGCACTGCGACTGCGAAGACATCCTGGAAGCGCTGGGCGAGCCCGAGGGAGAGCTGCTGCGCCCCGGCAGCGGCCGCGGcgagagcccagagctgggccaGCTCCTCCGCGACCTGGGCGAGCTCAGCCTGGGCAACGACCTGCGCTCGCTGCGCGCCGACCTGCGCGTCCGCCGCCTGCTTTCCGGGGAGAGCACGGGCAGCGAGTCCTCCCTGGAGAGCGGCGGCACGGAcggggccgccccgcccggTAGCGACGCCGAGCAGCCGCCCCCCGGAGACCCCGAGACCGGCTGA